TTTAGGAAACTACCCTATACAGTATTTCAACTAAATTTAATGGAATAATCAAATATCAATTAATATGTCCACAAGTTTTTTCACGGGGTAGCACCGGAAAATGTAAAgaattttaaacaaaacacaaaagaaacatctgcacaaaattttagtttatggtGCAAACAAGCCGACTTATTCGGGGAAAGAAAGGAAGTTAATTTTAGTGTttgtataaaatttaatgaCTATGTAATTATGTTACTGtacttctaaaataaaaatcagaaaactatTAGTAGTAGTAAATCACGTTATTAAATATACACAAAGAAATGCTGAGATTTGATTTCAAAGTTTCCTACCAAAGCAAATACGactcaaaataaataacaacagatttctcttttaatatgacaagttatatatatgtataatatatatctatagATGCGTGAGTGTATAAAACCCCAAGTGCGTATTTGAATCTCTCTCTACCCCTTCTGTGTTGAGATGGGTTTAAAGGATAACGCCATTTCTTATGGCTATACATTAGTGTTatcgcttcttcttcctcttcttcacgAAACAGAGGGATGTGATATGTTCACGGGACGGTGGGTGAAGGACGCTTCCTATCCACTCTACGATCCCTCCACGTGTCCTTTTATACGACGCGAGTTCGCTTGCAAGAAAAATGGACGGCCGGATCTCGATTACCCTACCTTCCGATGGCAACCTCAGGACTGCAAATTAGCAAGGTATCATCAATTACTAAGAGTAATTAGTATTACTttcatctttttgtttctttatttatttagtttcttGTTTCAAGATATATTGAATCAAGGTATCATTATGAAATAGTATAACATCGCACAGCCAACTAGTTTCTTATTCTTGCTTTTTTAGTTCTAGatttatcttttaaattatttttgtcaacAGGTTTATCTTTCAGTTGATTCACCAGTTTTTATTTGTTGAAAGtatattacataaataaatgaaggaaaaatatataaaagagtaTATACATTTTGtcggttcaaaatttgatatACCAAAGTGGGCAGAAATATTGATTTGATTATAAACTTTATAAGAAAACTGGAAAACATTTACAGATTGTATAATACCTTTTTGCAAAGTGATTTTGAGCGAACAACCAATAGCAAAAGAGAATGCcatttttctatttgttttgcCATAATTGAATGTGTGTTTGGGAATCTCTAAAATGCTCTTTTGTCACAATATGCCAACTGGTGGGCTTGTCGTGAGTAACACGCGCCACCAGTGAGATTACGACACCCACCAAACTCTCAAGCTCATTACAAGACATAGATTCATTCCCCACACTCATGTGGGGACACTAAAGCTCTTGACGATTTTGCCCTTCTGCTCTTTTTTTAACGTTGATTTTCGTTGGTTTGTTGTGTAGGTTCAATGGAGTGGAGTTTTTGGAGAAAAACAAAGGGAAGAAGATAATGTTTGTTGGTGATTCTCTTAGCCTGAATCAATGGCAATCTTTAACATGTATGCTTCACTCTTCCGTTCCCAATTCTCCCTATAACCTAACCACACAAGGCACTATCTCAACCTTCACATTCCAGGTAAAAATAATCAAGTCTACACTTTTTTGGTTAAGTATAATGTCTCTAGGATAGAAAACCGAACTAAATCAGAAACGGTTAATGTTTACAGGAGTATGGAGTGGAATTGAAGCTGGATAGGAATGTGTATTTGGTAGATATAGTGAGGGAGAAGATTGGGAGAGTGTTGAAGCTTGATTCTATCAATGACGGACATAACTGGTCAGAAATGGATACACTGATTTTCAATACTTGGCATTGGTGGAGCCGTAGAGGTCCTTCACAACCGTACGTTGCGTGTTCTTTAATCAACTAACTCTTCAGTTTTGTTTATTCTTAGCTTAGTTAATCACTACAACTTTATGCTAAAAAATCAAATTCTTTTGACAGATGGGATTATATTCAATTAGGGACTAACATTACAAAGGACATGGACCGTGTGGCAGCATTTGAAATCGCACTAGGGACTTGGGGAAAATGGGTCGATACGGTTGTAGATAC
The window above is part of the Brassica napus cultivar Da-Ae chromosome C3, Da-Ae, whole genome shotgun sequence genome. Proteins encoded here:
- the LOC106389204 gene encoding protein trichome birefringence-like 41, with translation MGLKDNAISYGYTLVLSLLLPLLHETEGCDMFTGRWVKDASYPLYDPSTCPFIRREFACKKNGRPDLDYPTFRWQPQDCKLARFNGVEFLEKNKGKKIMFVGDSLSLNQWQSLTCMLHSSVPNSPYNLTTQGTISTFTFQEYGVELKLDRNVYLVDIVREKIGRVLKLDSINDGHNWSEMDTLIFNTWHWWSRRGPSQPWDYIQLGTNITKDMDRVAAFEIALGTWGKWVDTVVDTQKTKVFFQGISPSHYKGVLWGEPTAKSCAGQTEPLLGTSYPGGLPTEVGVLKRALGKISKPVTLLDITMLSLLRKDGHPSSYGLGGHTANDCSHWCLSGVPDTWNEILYNYMVY